The Miscanthus floridulus cultivar M001 chromosome 6, ASM1932011v1, whole genome shotgun sequence genomic interval TCGTGTTCTTAAGTTTTTCCCCATTTTTCGTTCTTGCTACGATCTGATTTTGCCGGAGTTTGAGTCAATCCCAGCCGATGAATTTTCGGGAATAGATTTGTATCAAGTCAAATTTGATCTGTGCAAAGTTTGGGAGCGAAtccttttgatttgagttggattCTGCTGATTTTGAGGTCGCCCCTTTTCCCTGTTCTTGCGTTCGTGAAGGGCGTCGTTCTCTGCTCGTCGTGCTCGTTGGGCACAGGTTTGGGCGAACAGATGAAGGGGCCGGAGGCCACCGGTGCAGACTCGCCTGCAGCTGCGTACGCCGTGCGCCCCCAGGTCTGAGTACAGCACTGAGCAGACTAGGCGCTCGCTCAGCACAGCTTCTGGTGCTCTCTCGTGATTTCCGGAGCTCGCTCGTCTCTGGTTGGCCATGCTCAGCACCAGTGCTTCAAACACCAATCGATGCTCATCCAGGAACCACCTATGCCTGCACACCACCAATAGCAGGAGCAGCTCTTGTGATTTTTTAATGTTGGTTTTTGAAAACGTCTCAATCAAGCAATAGTGTTTGTGAATTTAATTCCTTCCCTCGTGCATGAATTGAGCAGAGTAGAGGCAGCCATACCATCATGAGCACTTAGCTGTGCAGGCCCGAGAGGCCCAGGCCGATGTGCTACCTCTTCTCTCTCTATTCTGTGTTGAATGAATTTTCAAGGGATTTTCCGGTCAAAATTTTCAAGCcctgatttttttgttttgcgCGCAGCTTGATCGTTTGTGCTCCGAATCGAGTTCCGTCTGCTGCGTTGGCTTTCTACCGTTCCGAGGAATTTTTTCTAGATACTCTCATCACTAGTTGGCTTGGGTATTTTTATTTCAGGAACTCACTTATGTTTGGCGGTGATTTTGAGACAGCGGCCTAAAAGTTTCGCGAGAAATTTTACGGCTCCCATTCACACCCCCCCTCTGATcgtcgtttccggtccttcatttatgaaatgaaatgcaattttatgggagccaaacacctagggtgttacattactGGTCTGCCCCAGCGCGATCACGAGGGTGTCCACGGTAAAGGGCTTGACGtagagggtgtcgatgtagacgACGGTGGGCATGTGgttggcgacgatggagaagagaAGTGCTCGATGTTCAGTGCGGCGTTGATGAGCTGGAGCATGTACGGGCTTCACCTTGAGTTTGAACACACACAAAATTCGTGACTTCATGCAACGTATGGGCATGCATCTGGTGCGTTAAAAAGTCTATAGATGGTTAAAAAAAACTTGCAGGCAACTCAGGATGGTACATACTCGCATGATAAGGTGCCCCACGACGTCGCTTACAATTTTTTTTCCCAGAACCAGAAGGATGCATGGCGAGGCCACGAGGGCCGTTACGACTCACACGTACATGAGATTTGTCTGTCTCGCTTGAGTACGATGGGAGAAGGATTATACAGAGACACAGATACTAAGTTAGGCCGGCTAGTGACGACACGTACGATACGGTGATGTGTAAGCTTCTACTAGAGTTCTAGGGTGATGGCCTTGTACGCGCGAGAACCATGCCAGCAAACGTGGACCTGCAGATGAGCCGCGCCTTAAAAATGGAAAATGTCGCCATCGAGACGGCTGCTAGCGCCTAATGGTACCTTGTACGCGCGAGAACCATGCCAGCAAACGTGGACCTGCAGATGAGCCGCGCCTTAAAAATGGAACATGTCGCCATCGAGACGGCTGCTAGCGCCTAATGCTACTAGCTATACCCGCTATTACTGTGTTCGGTTGTTTGCCATCAGTAGTTAAGTTGCGCACTAAACATGATCTAAGGGCGTCCCCAACAACTAGCTATTTGGCTGGCTATTCTGACATTGTCGGATATCATTATTAGGGATATCCGAAAAAGGATTTGAGGGCCGTGGATGACAAACTCGTCTAGATAATCGATGACGTATTTCAGTCTCGACCGACCCCGAAGGGACggtttccgtctcgtccgacccctcggGCACGTGCCCCGTGTCGCTTGACCCCGAGGGTACGGgagccgtctcgcccgaccccaagggtgcgggctccgtctcgcctaacgGTGATCCATACCTCCTCCAACCACTACGAGTCTAAGGGTACGaccccagggtcaaacttctgacactggGAGGGAAGCGGGCACGTCTCGACGTGACCCATGGCCACGTCAAGCAACACCTGGGGGTTCACATCGCCAACAGTGACGGGTGCGTGGTcgctgtgctgcctaatccccgtACGACTGCTGACAGGCATGTCGACTCACCACGCTGTCCGCCTGGATGTGATGGGACGCCACGACCAGCTGATGACGTTAAGGCATGACACCAGTGGTGAATAGGAGcccgacgtggagccgtccccgtcaccatctacagcgtcggtgggacccgcatgaaggagaagaaggacgcgGCGGCtctagaggccttcttctccctcgctttcccctttcctctctttttctctctctgtaACATGCGCCTTcctcttcacctataaaaggggaagcaggacgccccatgaGACAGGGGAGACACGGCTGAACGAGCTCAAGAAGACTCAACTCCGTtcgatcttttcaccagagacttaagaccttctctctctcgctcgtttataacccctacttaaaactagtgtcggtaacacgagcagcaacagacgggacgtagggatattccacccgaaccagtataaatcattgtgtcctccgagcacatcatccgagccagacgcgcggatataaatttactagtcggtgatcTGAAACACCGACAGACATGGGCATGGAAAAAGTAGTCACTAGCGACGAACAAATAGCTGATCTATTTCACGTGGTTCAAGAATATGAGAGATGAACATGTGGGTCTAATAGTACATAGAAAAAGAAGAATGTATAAAATagtttttgtttttgtctctcATCTCCATGTAAGCTAGCTACGTTGCTAGCACCAATGCGGACGCCTAATACATACTAGTACGTTTTACTAATAATGCTCTTGACCGTGAGCATGCCTATGGTCGCCATCTCATTTAGTTAGAGGTATTTTAAACGATTCAAACATAAGAGGTGCCGATTATATTAACTAGCAATTACAAGGAACAATATGGGTTAAAATAGTAGTTCATATCATCGCTGGACGTGAATTATTTTAACTTGTATGTGCACAAGTCATATAAATACAAAAGTCATGATCCAGATCATACACAAGATACGAAAGGTGCTAGGTGTGAGGACAATTTGGAAGGTAAAAAAAATGAGTGGGAAGAAACTATTTGCACTTTAATATTAGATAGATATATAGAGATAAAAATAAGACAAAAGAAGGCAAATTTAGAAAGTAAAAAAAATGAGTGGGAAGAAACTATTCGCACTTTAATATTTGATAGATGTATAGAGATAAAAAGAAGACCCATATTAGACAAATAAGTGAATAACGATACTAAAGAGGTCATAAAAGAAAACAACGACGACTACCGTAACTAGAGTAACCCTGTCAACAACAACTAGCTAGAGTGGTAGACACGAGCGAAGGGACCGGAAAAACTGACGCGGTTGCGCGCACAAGTGTGCTACTAGCCTAGCCTAGTACACATATGCTGTCGTGAGAAGCAGAGAAATGCtggagaaaaagaagccggttcTCCCTTCTCGGACGTGCACGATTTTGTGTCCAAATCCAACGCTGTCAAATCAAAAGTGTTGAAGCATTTCCACGGATTTGTCTCCGCCAGCCCAGCCGTTCTAGTTCTAGAAAGATTACCCGACGACTGACCCATTCCAGAAACAACGGGCGCCAACACCGGCCGCCGTAACCCCACGACGCATTGACACTTTGCACTTGCAACCTGTCTCTCGATTATCCTCGAACCCAACAGTAATACGGGGGCAGTAtatgttactccctccgtcccaaaaaagaGCGACGCCAACGGAAGGCAAGTAGGCAACCAACATTTCGTCTCCCGATCGCCCGCACCTTCCACTCCCTCGCCGCCGGCCCCTCTCCGCCATGGACACGGCGATCGGCTCCGTCCCGGCCTCTTCCGAcgccgcggcgccggcggcgtcCGGGTCCGCGCCACGCGACGCGACGCTGGGGCGGCACCTGGCGCGGCGGCTGGCGGAGGTGGGCGCGCGGGACGTGTTCACGGTGCCGGGGGACTTCAACCTCACGCTCCTGGACGAGCTGGAGGCCGAGGCCGAGTCCACGGGGGTCCGCCTCGTCGGCTGCTGCAACGAGCTCAACGCGGCGTACGCGGCCGACGGGTACGCccgcgcgcgcggcggcggggtCGGCGCCTGCGCCGTCACCTTCACCGTCGGCGGGCTCAGCGCCATCAACGGCGTCGCGGGCGCCTTCAGCGAGAACCTCCCCGTCGTGTGCATCGTCGGGGGACCCAACAGCAACGACTACGGGAGTAACAGGATCCTGCATCATACCATCGGCTTGCCTGATTTCACGCAGGAGCTCCGGTGCTTCCAGACCGTCACGTGCTATCAGGTACTAGGAGTAATtcctcctctcttttttttttttgagtgacGAGTAATAATGGAGGGGCCCAGTTCTAGACGTCTGCTGACGAGTACTCCTACTACTGCATTACGTATCCACTGTTGGACCCTACAACCTATGTCTCACGTGTGGTTATAATACTAGGTGAAAATGAAATGCTGcttttttccttttttgaaaCGATGGCAACAAATTTTTCATGATTTTCATGATTTTTATTAGAACTAGAGAAAAGTAGAAAAAACGGATACAAGCGCTAGCCAGaagagaaaaaagaagaaaagagagcGCTTCAGCCGAGGTCGAAAGAAGAGCCGAAACTAGACAGTAAACCACCGACAACTCCCAAAAAAAGAAAACGGCTGAAGCGCACACAACTAGACACCGAAAGAGACAACCAAGCGACTAAAAACAACTCCCAAATGTTGCTTTTCTTAACTGCCGAAATTACCATGATTCTGTTGGAAATTACTACTATGATTCAGTATAGGTTTCCTGCATCTTTTTGATGCTGCGGTAACTGTACGAAACTGGTCACCCTTCAGGTAGGAGCAGAATGTTATAGTCAATCTGTAAGAAAGTGCGGTAACCATATGATGCATATCTTTTCTTTAAAACCCCCTGGTTTGTTGACCACGACATATCTGTTTTCAGAGAATACCATTTGCAGCCATGTATAATTACTGCAAGCACAACTTTTACAGTGCATGGTATTTACTGATGAAACATCAATTCTGgacttctagctcttgattgaTGCATCATGCATAAGAGACTTGTGAAATTGACAGTTCAAATGCTTACACTGGAGTGCCACAACAGATGCATCCATTTATAGTAACCAAAAATCCAAAACCCTTTCTACCTTTGGTAAATATTCCATGTTTCCTGAAAGCCTAATAAGACATGCTCTTGTGGTAAGAGAGAAGAGGAAGATAATATTCATTCTGAACCTTTTGCTAAGGTATTATGTTCTTTGTTCATATATCGCAGGCTGTGGTGAACAACTTGGAAGATGCGCATGAACAGATCGATACTGCCATCTCCACGGCAATAAAGGAGAGCAAGCCTGTTTACATTAGCATCAGCTGCAACCTCCCTTCGATCCCACATCCCACCTTCAGCCGTCATCCTGTCCCTTTCTTCCTCTCCCCAAGGTATATTTCCCCAAGGCAAAGTGATGAACAGTTTGGCATTGCTCATGCTGATAAACCTGTTCATTTTGCAGGCTATCGAACCAGATGAACCTGGAGGTAGCAGTGGAAGCCGCTGTGGCTTTCTTGAACAAAGCTGTCAAGCCAGTGCTTGTAGGTGGACCAAAGATGAGGGTGTCCAAAGCATGCAAAGCCTTTGTAGAGCTGGCAGATGCCTGCGGCTATCCCGTCGCGGTTATGCCTTCCGCAAAGGGGCTAGTGCCAGAACACCACTCTAGGTTCATTGGCACGTACTGGGGCGCTGTGAGCACTCCATTCTGTGCCGAAATTGTAGAGTCTGCTGATGCCTATCTATTTGCTGGTCCCATATTCAACGACTACAGCTCGGTTGGATACTCACTGCTCATCAAGAAGGAGAAGGCCATCATTGTCCAACCAGAGAGGGTGGTGATCGGGCATGGCCCTGCGTTTGGGTGTGTTCTGATGAAGGATTTCCTGCATGCCCTTGCAACCCGTCTGAAGAAGAACACTGCTGCGTATGAGAACTTTCGTCGCATTTATGTACCTCCGGGCGAGCCACTCTCATCTGAACCTGGAGAGCCATTGAGAGTGAACATACTCTTCAAGCATATTCAGGCAATGCTGTCTGGCAACACGGCAATCATTGCAGAGACTGGGGACTCGTGGTTTAACTGCCAGAAGCTGAAGCTACCAGAAGGCTGTGGGTAAGCTCCTCTTCGAATCACGATTTGGCTGTTAAATTTTGTAGCGATACAAAATTCATCTGTCATTTTCTTCTGTACTGTTGATTGGTGGGCGGTAAGTGGTATGTTGTTCTGATTCTTTTACACTACTAGATATTGAATGTTGTCAGCCTCTTTACCATAATAAAGAAATATTTCATATTATATAGTAGTGATATCAAACTTTGGTTCAGCATGTTGAGATGCTTTCAGTCATCGAGTTAGTAACCATGAGTAATTTGCTTTCACCAGGTACGAATTCCAGATGCAGTATGGATCAATTGGCTGGGCAGTGGGTGCAACTGTAGGATATGCACAGGCTGCTAAGGATAAACGTGTCATTGCCTGCATTGGAGATGGCAGCTTTCAGGTATGACACCAAACGATGGAAGTTCTTACATTTTCTATATCAATTCAGTTCCTTGAAAATATGTGGCAAGAGTTTAATTTGACTGTAATTCAGGTGACGGCACAAGAAGTGTCAACGATGCTCCGATGGGGGCAGAACACCATCATCTTTCTGATAAACAATGGAGGGTACACAATCGAGGTGGAGATTCACGATGGTCCTTATAACGTTATCAAGAACTGGAACTACACTGGTTTGGTGGAAGCATTCCACAATGGCGAGGGCAAGTGCTACACAGCAAAGGTTCGTAACTGTATGTTGTAGTACTGCAATTCTGTGGTC includes:
- the LOC136457715 gene encoding pyruvate decarboxylase 1-like, with protein sequence MDTAIGSVPASSDAAAPAASGSAPRDATLGRHLARRLAEVGARDVFTVPGDFNLTLLDELEAEAESTGVRLVGCCNELNAAYAADGYARARGGGVGACAVTFTVGGLSAINGVAGAFSENLPVVCIVGGPNSNDYGSNRILHHTIGLPDFTQELRCFQTVTCYQAVVNNLEDAHEQIDTAISTAIKESKPVYISISCNLPSIPHPTFSRHPVPFFLSPRLSNQMNLEVAVEAAVAFLNKAVKPVLVGGPKMRVSKACKAFVELADACGYPVAVMPSAKGLVPEHHSRFIGTYWGAVSTPFCAEIVESADAYLFAGPIFNDYSSVGYSLLIKKEKAIIVQPERVVIGHGPAFGCVLMKDFLHALATRLKKNTAAYENFRRIYVPPGEPLSSEPGEPLRVNILFKHIQAMLSGNTAIIAETGDSWFNCQKLKLPEGCGYEFQMQYGSIGWAVGATVGYAQAAKDKRVIACIGDGSFQVTAQEVSTMLRWGQNTIIFLINNGGYTIEVEIHDGPYNVIKNWNYTGLVEAFHNGEGKCYTAKVRTEEELKEALKAALGPKKDCLCFIEVIVHKDDTSRELLEWGSRVSAANSRPPNPQ